The following coding sequences lie in one Flavobacterium cyclinae genomic window:
- a CDS encoding Y-family DNA polymerase, producing MYALVDCNNFYVSCERVFQPHLNGKPVVVLSNNDGCIISRSNEAKVLGIPMGAPEFQVRDLIKQHDIRVFSSNYALYGDLSHRVMKILEHYTPNVEVYSIDEAFLNFSGMSIPDFNLYGFEIQRRILKWLSIPIGIGFAPTKALSKVANKIAKKFPERTNGVYVIDTEEKRIKALKWTKIEDVWGIGFRLTKKMLANNITTAYDFTLPHNEAFIRKEMGVVGMRLKYELEGKSVLEMEEPKAKKNIAVTRSFEKDISDFDELKERVVTFASVCSEKLRKQNSCCNAVILYLRKDKFTANGERYSFYRMQTLPFPSNTSFTISQMAIAMLKDLYQEGTVYKKAGIIVTEIMPSSQRQFKLFDEENPKYQKLMEVMDTIQVKTGERKLRLASQDLKRTWKMKQNHLSNRYTTNFNELLEVQCK from the coding sequence ATGTATGCTTTAGTTGATTGCAATAACTTTTATGTTTCGTGTGAACGTGTTTTTCAACCTCATTTAAACGGTAAACCAGTTGTGGTCTTATCTAATAATGATGGTTGTATCATTTCGCGTAGTAATGAAGCTAAAGTATTAGGAATTCCCATGGGTGCACCTGAGTTTCAAGTTCGCGATTTGATAAAACAACATGATATTCGCGTTTTTTCTTCCAACTATGCTTTGTATGGCGATTTGAGTCATAGAGTGATGAAAATACTAGAACATTATACACCAAATGTTGAAGTATATAGTATTGATGAAGCTTTTTTGAATTTTTCTGGGATGAGCATTCCTGATTTTAATTTGTATGGCTTTGAAATTCAACGCAGAATTTTGAAATGGTTGAGTATTCCTATTGGAATTGGTTTTGCACCTACTAAAGCACTATCTAAAGTAGCAAATAAAATAGCAAAAAAATTTCCTGAGCGCACAAATGGAGTATATGTAATAGATACCGAGGAAAAACGAATCAAAGCTTTAAAATGGACTAAAATTGAAGATGTTTGGGGTATTGGTTTTCGTCTTACTAAAAAAATGCTAGCTAACAATATTACCACGGCTTATGATTTCACATTACCACATAACGAAGCGTTTATTCGTAAAGAAATGGGAGTTGTAGGTATGCGCTTGAAGTACGAATTAGAAGGGAAGTCAGTTTTAGAAATGGAAGAGCCAAAAGCCAAGAAAAATATTGCTGTTACGCGAAGTTTTGAGAAAGATATTTCCGACTTTGATGAACTCAAAGAACGAGTTGTAACTTTTGCTTCTGTTTGTTCTGAGAAATTACGCAAACAAAATTCGTGTTGTAATGCCGTGATTCTGTATTTGCGAAAGGATAAATTTACTGCAAATGGAGAACGATATAGTTTTTACCGAATGCAAACTTTACCTTTTCCTTCTAACACTTCTTTTACCATAAGTCAGATGGCTATTGCCATGTTAAAAGATTTGTATCAAGAAGGAACGGTTTATAAAAAAGCAGGTATTATCGTAACGGAAATTATGCCTTCTTCCCAACGTCAGTTTAAACTTTTTGATGAAGAAAATCCAAAATATCAAAAACTTATGGAAGTTATGGATACCATACAAGTAAAAACAGGGGAACGAAAACTTAGATTGGCATCGCAAGATTTAAAACGTACTTGGAAAATGAAACAAAATCATTTATCTAACCGATATACAACTAATTTTAATGAATTATTAGAAGTGCAATGCAAGTAA
- a CDS encoding GYDIA family GHMP kinase gives METLTFYSNGKLLITGEYVVLDGAKALALPTKFGQKLIVKSGNNNQIKWTSYDSDTSIWFEDIISFEEIKIKSTTDKNSAVKNTLIEILHQASIQNPSFLEQEGYNIETHLTFPRLWGLGTSSTLINNIGDWLDIDAFELLQKSFGGSGYDIACAKSDSPIVYHLENEKPQFKAIHFNPSFKENIHFVYLNQKQSSKLAIANYMSKHHHVNAVISKINTITYETIDCKEANEFAKQMEKHEVIMSDVLEIQTVKEKLFPDFKGVIKSLGAWGGDFVMVISKENPIAYFSEKGYPIVLSYEEMIL, from the coding sequence ATGGAAACCCTGACGTTTTACAGTAACGGAAAATTACTCATCACAGGTGAATATGTGGTTTTGGATGGAGCTAAAGCATTAGCTTTACCTACAAAATTTGGACAAAAGCTAATAGTAAAATCTGGGAACAATAACCAAATCAAATGGACGAGTTATGATTCGGATACAAGTATATGGTTTGAAGATATAATTTCATTTGAAGAAATTAAAATTAAAAGCACAACCGATAAAAATTCTGCTGTAAAAAACACTTTAATTGAAATTTTACATCAAGCGAGTATCCAAAATCCGTCTTTTTTGGAACAAGAAGGTTACAATATTGAAACCCATTTAACATTTCCAAGACTTTGGGGTTTAGGTACTTCTTCAACCTTAATTAACAATATTGGCGATTGGCTAGACATAGATGCATTTGAATTGTTACAAAAAAGTTTTGGTGGAAGTGGTTATGATATTGCCTGTGCAAAATCGGACTCACCTATTGTATATCATTTAGAAAATGAAAAACCACAGTTTAAAGCCATTCATTTTAATCCTTCTTTCAAAGAAAACATCCATTTTGTGTATTTGAATCAGAAACAAAGTAGCAAACTAGCAATTGCTAATTATATGTCAAAACACCATCATGTAAATGCCGTAATTTCAAAAATCAACACTATTACTTACGAAACCATTGATTGCAAAGAAGCAAACGAATTTGCAAAACAAATGGAAAAACATGAAGTAATAATGAGCGATGTTTTGGAAATTCAAACCGTAAAAGAAAAACTTTTTCCTGATTTTAAAGGTGTCATTAAAAGTCTAGGGGCTTGGGGAGGTGATTTTGTTATGGTAATTTCAAAAGAAAATCCTATTGCTTATTTTTCTGAAAAAGGATATCCAATAGTGCTTTCTTACGAAGAAATGATTTTATAA
- a CDS encoding peptidylprolyl isomerase, translating into MAVLGKIRQRTGLLLIVLATALVVFIVQAALENGFFGSNANHIGSVNGTDIEAQQFMQNVAIIEKQGQGTSTTQAMNSAWEQEVRKIILTEEFNKLGLKIGSEQLINVIKQNPNLAQNPQFLNAAGQFDENKFKESLKGIKNAPDQTQWLQWKEFEKNIERYAVEQMYNTMIKSGVYTTKAEGKFEYTLENDKVDFDYVTVPFSTVNDDQVKVTDAEIIDFMKKSPKKYKSDNTTSIDFVLVENKPSKEDEQAMLESIGNVKVQFDSVPNVGEFVNANSDIKFDSTYVTKKDLPIDYQEELFNLPIGGVFGPYVFNGHQCISRMVAKKGNASAKASHILLAYQGAPQSTATRTKEEAQALANSLLAQAKANPGNFAMLAMANSDDPGSKNNGGEYDNITPGQMVPQFNDFVFNNAVGTIGVVETDYGFHVIKVMDKYNAVLLGTVAQKIQPSDATIDVIYTKASKFEADANENADFAALAKKAELEVIAATNLKGSDEYVQGVGSQREIVRWSFNEDTNIGDVRRFEVPQGFVIAKLKDRNESGLLPIDLARQQVEPIIKNQKKAEIIKKKMNGNSLEAVAKASGASVQPAMGVTLKTPNIPNIGNEPKVIGKAFNLAAGKTSEVIEGNSGMFMIRTKAVTKAPEAASYASYISQYRTQNQSYATSMAYRALKEKAEIKDNRAKF; encoded by the coding sequence ATGGCAGTTTTAGGTAAAATTAGACAAAGAACCGGTTTGCTTTTAATCGTTTTAGCAACAGCTTTAGTCGTTTTCATAGTACAAGCAGCTCTTGAGAATGGTTTTTTTGGCTCAAATGCTAACCATATTGGTTCTGTTAATGGAACAGATATAGAAGCTCAACAATTCATGCAAAATGTTGCAATAATTGAAAAACAAGGGCAAGGAACAAGCACAACTCAAGCAATGAATAGCGCTTGGGAACAAGAAGTTAGAAAAATTATTCTTACAGAAGAATTTAATAAATTAGGCTTAAAAATTGGATCTGAGCAGTTAATCAATGTAATCAAACAAAATCCAAACTTAGCTCAAAATCCTCAATTTTTAAATGCAGCTGGACAATTTGACGAAAACAAATTTAAAGAATCTTTAAAAGGGATTAAAAACGCTCCAGATCAAACACAATGGCTTCAATGGAAAGAATTTGAAAAAAACATTGAAAGATATGCTGTTGAGCAAATGTATAACACAATGATCAAATCGGGTGTATATACTACAAAAGCAGAAGGAAAATTTGAATACACTTTAGAAAATGATAAAGTTGATTTTGATTATGTAACAGTTCCTTTTTCTACTGTTAATGATGATCAAGTTAAAGTTACTGATGCTGAAATCATTGATTTCATGAAAAAATCACCTAAAAAATACAAATCAGATAACACTACAAGTATCGATTTTGTATTGGTTGAAAACAAGCCTTCTAAAGAAGATGAACAAGCTATGTTAGAATCTATTGGAAATGTAAAAGTTCAATTTGATTCTGTTCCTAATGTTGGTGAGTTTGTAAATGCTAATTCTGATATTAAATTTGATTCAACTTACGTAACTAAAAAAGATTTACCTATTGATTATCAAGAAGAATTATTCAACTTGCCTATAGGTGGTGTTTTTGGACCTTATGTATTTAATGGTCACCAATGTATTTCAAGAATGGTTGCTAAAAAAGGTAATGCTAGTGCAAAAGCTAGTCACATCTTATTAGCTTATCAAGGAGCTCCTCAATCTACTGCCACAAGAACTAAAGAAGAAGCTCAAGCATTAGCAAACAGTTTATTAGCTCAAGCTAAAGCTAATCCTGGAAACTTTGCAATGTTAGCAATGGCTAATTCTGATGACCCTGGATCAAAAAATAATGGTGGTGAATACGACAACATTACTCCAGGACAAATGGTTCCTCAATTTAATGATTTCGTTTTCAATAATGCAGTTGGAACTATTGGAGTTGTAGAAACTGATTATGGATTCCACGTTATCAAAGTAATGGATAAATACAACGCTGTTTTATTAGGAACCGTTGCTCAAAAAATTCAACCATCTGACGCTACAATTGACGTAATCTATACAAAAGCAAGTAAATTTGAAGCTGATGCTAATGAAAATGCAGATTTTGCTGCATTAGCTAAAAAAGCAGAGTTAGAAGTGATTGCAGCTACTAATTTAAAAGGATCTGATGAATATGTTCAAGGTGTAGGTTCTCAAAGAGAAATTGTAAGATGGTCTTTTAACGAAGATACAAACATAGGAGATGTAAGACGTTTTGAAGTTCCTCAAGGTTTTGTAATTGCAAAACTAAAAGACAGAAACGAAAGTGGCTTATTACCTATTGATTTAGCTAGACAACAAGTTGAACCAATTATCAAAAACCAGAAAAAAGCTGAAATCATTAAAAAGAAAATGAATGGAAATTCATTAGAGGCAGTTGCTAAAGCTTCTGGTGCTTCAGTTCAACCAGCAATGGGAGTTACTTTAAAAACGCCAAACATTCCAAATATTGGAAACGAGCCAAAAGTTATTGGTAAAGCATTTAATTTAGCTGCTGGTAAAACTTCAGAAGTAATTGAAGGTAATTCTGGTATGTTTATGATTAGAACAAAAGCAGTAACAAAAGCTCCTGAAGCAGCAAGTTATGCGTCTTATATTTCACAATATAGAACACAAAATCAATCTTATGCAACTTCTATGGCTTACAGAGCTTTAAAAGAAAAAGCAGAAATTAAAGATAATAGAGCTAAATTCTAA
- a CDS encoding LexA family protein — protein sequence MQVNPKITFFIPDFDNPINTSFISSEIKAGFPSPAADFEESKVSLDHLLIKNKEATFYAKASGNSMIGAGIDDGDILVIDRSLEPRNNAVAVCFIDGEFTVKRIKKTEDAVFLMPENSNYAPIQIEPHNEFIIWGIVTYVIKQIR from the coding sequence ATGCAAGTAAATCCTAAAATAACTTTTTTCATTCCTGATTTTGATAATCCGATAAACACATCCTTTATTTCAAGTGAAATTAAGGCGGGTTTTCCTTCTCCTGCTGCAGATTTTGAAGAATCAAAAGTGAGTTTAGATCATTTATTGATTAAGAATAAAGAGGCAACCTTTTATGCTAAGGCAAGTGGGAATTCTATGATAGGAGCAGGTATTGATGACGGTGATATTCTTGTAATAGATAGAAGTTTAGAGCCGAGAAACAATGCTGTTGCTGTATGTTTTATTGATGGTGAGTTTACGGTAAAACGAATCAAAAAAACAGAAGATGCTGTTTTTCTAATGCCAGAAAACTCAAATTATGCTCCTATTCAAATAGAACCACATAATGAGTTTATAATTTGGGGAATAGTAACTTATGTTATTAAACAAATTCGATAA
- a CDS encoding tetratricopeptide repeat protein, protein MKTKLTLLFLVTASFFINAQNTEACTETLSLMVTSAKAKDPGAYDYLTVLRKDCPSFHKSIYSYGEAVIKLKIEKATTAQDKEKFVRDLLKLYDEHDQYFPGNGAGNKMKKGLALFDNKIGTTDEVFNLLDVAFKTDYANFKYAKAMYVYFEILVNKHKANNGVELQQVFDKYDDLTKKLDEEEEELSTEKDGLLSKEEAGQALTDKENLRKSRLENNLEIFENVRNDMDNIILELSTCEKLIPFYQKSFEENKTNEEWLKRATNRLEVKGCDSDPLFSKMSEALYKLNPSAEAAEKLGIVEYQRKNVTKAMEYFNQAADLYKDNTKKANTYYKIASLYSKSNKVQARAYARKALQVKPSYGKAYLLIASLYGNSINECGADQFEKRAMYWLAAQYCDKAAAVDSTLKGKASGDAARYRAAAPSKTEIFQSGKAGQRIAFNCWVGESIIVPNL, encoded by the coding sequence ATGAAAACGAAATTAACTTTACTATTTTTAGTTACAGCTAGTTTTTTTATTAATGCGCAAAACACTGAGGCTTGCACAGAAACATTAAGCTTAATGGTTACGTCTGCAAAAGCTAAAGATCCTGGAGCTTATGATTACTTAACTGTTTTAAGAAAAGATTGCCCTTCTTTTCACAAAAGTATTTACTCATATGGAGAAGCTGTAATTAAACTTAAAATAGAAAAAGCTACAACCGCTCAAGATAAAGAAAAATTTGTTCGTGATTTATTAAAATTATACGATGAGCACGATCAATATTTTCCTGGTAATGGCGCTGGAAATAAAATGAAGAAAGGATTGGCATTATTTGATAATAAAATTGGCACAACTGACGAAGTTTTTAATCTTTTAGATGTTGCTTTCAAAACAGATTATGCCAACTTTAAATATGCTAAAGCAATGTATGTTTACTTTGAAATTTTAGTAAACAAACACAAGGCTAATAATGGTGTTGAATTACAACAAGTTTTTGACAAGTATGATGATTTAACAAAAAAATTAGACGAAGAAGAAGAAGAATTATCAACTGAAAAAGATGGACTTTTAAGTAAAGAAGAAGCAGGTCAAGCTTTAACAGATAAAGAGAACTTAAGAAAATCTAGATTAGAAAATAATTTAGAAATTTTTGAAAACGTTAGAAACGATATGGATAACATTATTTTAGAGTTATCTACTTGTGAAAAATTAATTCCGTTCTATCAAAAAAGTTTTGAAGAAAACAAAACTAACGAAGAATGGTTAAAAAGAGCAACAAATCGTTTAGAAGTTAAAGGATGTGATTCAGATCCATTATTCTCTAAAATGTCTGAAGCGTTATACAAATTGAACCCAAGTGCTGAAGCTGCAGAAAAATTAGGTATTGTTGAATACCAAAGAAAAAATGTAACTAAAGCTATGGAATATTTCAACCAAGCAGCAGATTTATATAAAGACAATACTAAAAAAGCAAATACGTATTACAAAATAGCTAGTTTATACAGCAAATCAAACAAAGTTCAAGCTAGAGCTTATGCAAGAAAAGCACTTCAAGTAAAACCTTCTTATGGTAAAGCGTATTTATTAATTGCTTCTTTATATGGAAACAGCATTAATGAATGTGGTGCTGATCAATTTGAAAAAAGAGCAATGTATTGGTTAGCTGCACAATATTGTGACAAAGCTGCTGCTGTAGATTCAACTTTAAAAGGAAAAGCTAGTGGCGACGCTGCAAGATATAGAGCGGCTGCTCCATCAAAAACAGAAATTTTCCAGTCAGGAAAAGCAGGACAAAGAATTGCATTTAACTGTTGGGTTGGAGAAAGTATTATAGTTCCTAATTTATAA
- a CDS encoding type III pantothenate kinase produces the protein MLLTIDIGNTRIKVAVFEHNKQLEYFIFDSEEALKNFENIFKKYSQLEKIILSSVGKLDENVLNYIKSKVSIDIVSHQSKFPFKNLYATPETLGIDRMVLAAGATLQFPNQNRLVIDAGTCITYDYINAKDEYLGGAISPGLSIRYKSLNNYTSKLPLLTLNDDFEIIGDSTKSAIHSGVINGVIFEIEGFISQYSLKNQDLTIILTGGDADFLAKRLKNTIFANSNFLLESLNLLSLYFNKND, from the coding sequence ATGCTTTTAACCATTGATATTGGCAACACCCGAATTAAAGTAGCTGTATTTGAACACAATAAGCAACTTGAGTATTTTATTTTTGATTCAGAAGAAGCTTTAAAAAATTTTGAAAATATTTTTAAAAAATATTCCCAACTTGAAAAAATCATACTTTCATCGGTTGGAAAACTAGATGAAAATGTTTTAAATTATATAAAAAGTAAGGTTTCAATTGATATTGTTTCACATCAATCGAAATTCCCATTCAAAAATTTATATGCTACTCCCGAAACTTTAGGAATTGACCGTATGGTTTTAGCTGCTGGTGCTACTTTACAATTCCCAAATCAAAATCGATTAGTAATTGATGCTGGCACTTGTATTACTTATGACTATATAAATGCTAAAGACGAATATTTAGGTGGCGCTATCTCGCCAGGACTATCTATTCGATATAAAAGTTTAAACAATTATACATCAAAATTACCGTTATTAACATTAAATGATGATTTTGAAATTATAGGAGATAGCACAAAAAGTGCCATTCATAGTGGGGTAATTAATGGTGTAATCTTTGAAATTGAGGGTTTTATTTCCCAATATTCTCTTAAAAATCAAGATTTAACAATAATTTTAACAGGAGGAGACGCAGATTTTTTGGCTAAAAGATTAAAAAACACCATATTTGCCAATTCAAATTTCTTACTAGAAAGTTTGAACTTATTATCACTATATTTTAATAAAAATGATTAA
- the lptC gene encoding LPS export ABC transporter periplasmic protein LptC codes for MKLFIKNIILNMVTIIIVTMFFSCESDINKVKHLSETVFIPTGEADTINLKYTDSGRIKSILKSPKMLDYSSITNPFTEFPKGIHVTLYDNKGNTTTIVSNYAISYKKTSIIDLQGNVIISSQNGQKLETEQLYFDQKNEWFFSEKHFKYSDESGGYLEGPGVDFSKDFKIFNMQKSSGEVNTTE; via the coding sequence ATGAAACTATTCATAAAAAATATTATTTTAAACATGGTCACGATTATTATCGTGACTATGTTTTTTTCATGCGAAAGCGACATCAATAAAGTAAAACATCTTAGTGAAACCGTCTTTATCCCCACAGGTGAAGCGGATACCATAAATTTAAAATACACTGATTCTGGACGAATAAAATCTATTTTAAAGAGTCCAAAAATGTTAGATTATAGTAGCATTACGAATCCTTTTACTGAATTTCCAAAAGGAATTCATGTAACATTATACGACAACAAAGGAAACACTACAACCATTGTTTCAAATTATGCCATATCGTATAAAAAAACAAGCATTATAGATTTACAAGGAAACGTTATTATTAGTTCGCAAAACGGACAAAAACTAGAAACCGAGCAGTTGTATTTTGACCAAAAAAACGAATGGTTTTTTTCCGAAAAGCATTTTAAGTATTCTGACGAATCAGGAGGTTACTTAGAAGGTCCTGGTGTAGATTTTAGTAAAGACTTCAAGATTTTCAATATGCAAAAAAGTAGCGGAGAAGTAAACACCACAGAATAA
- a CDS encoding hemolysin family protein yields the protein MEITIIVICLLLSAFFSGMEIAYVSSNKVYLSIEKRQNTFNASILNKLTEKPSQFITAMLVGNNVVLVIYGIYSGDLIVDLLENYFTFSSFVGLLLQTLISTAIILLTAEFLPKVFFQIYANSFIKFFAVPSYFFYQLFFWPTKFIIWISDIILRKFFKTPGDQIQEYFSKVELGNYITEQMNNVSQDNEIDSEIQIFQNALEFSDLKARDIMTPRTEISGVDILDSVSELKETFIKTGYSKLLIYQNSIDDILGYVHSFELFKKPKTIKSIMISVEYIPETILIKDALDLLTKKRKSIAVVLDEYGGTSGIITVEDIIEQLFGEIEDEHDLDEELIDEIIEENTYLFSARLDVEFINEKYNLQIPESDSYTTLGGFIVNHTKEIPSNEEKINIDNFEIIIHSASNKKIELVRFSLKEEKR from the coding sequence ATGGAAATCACCATTATTGTCATTTGTTTATTGCTTTCCGCTTTTTTTTCTGGAATGGAAATCGCTTATGTTTCTTCAAACAAAGTATACCTATCTATAGAGAAAAGACAAAATACATTCAACGCTTCAATTTTAAATAAACTTACAGAAAAACCTTCTCAGTTTATTACTGCAATGCTCGTAGGGAATAATGTCGTATTAGTTATATACGGAATTTATTCAGGGGACTTAATTGTTGACTTATTAGAAAATTATTTTACTTTTTCGTCCTTTGTTGGATTATTATTGCAAACCTTAATTTCTACTGCTATAATTCTTCTTACAGCCGAATTTTTACCTAAAGTATTTTTTCAAATATACGCCAATTCATTTATTAAGTTTTTTGCCGTCCCAAGTTACTTTTTTTACCAATTGTTCTTTTGGCCAACAAAATTTATTATTTGGATTTCGGATATAATTCTTAGAAAATTCTTCAAAACTCCTGGTGACCAAATTCAGGAATATTTTAGTAAAGTAGAACTTGGCAACTACATAACAGAACAAATGAATAATGTATCGCAGGATAATGAAATAGATTCAGAGATTCAAATTTTTCAAAATGCTTTGGAATTTTCCGACTTAAAAGCACGAGACATCATGACACCAAGAACTGAAATTAGTGGTGTAGATATTTTAGATTCTGTATCTGAATTAAAAGAAACTTTTATTAAAACAGGATATTCTAAATTACTTATTTATCAAAATTCTATTGATGATATTTTAGGTTATGTGCATTCTTTTGAACTTTTTAAAAAGCCCAAAACCATCAAAAGCATTATGATTTCAGTTGAATATATCCCGGAAACCATTTTGATAAAAGATGCTCTAGATTTATTAACCAAAAAAAGAAAAAGTATTGCCGTGGTTTTAGATGAATATGGCGGAACATCTGGAATTATTACCGTTGAAGACATCATTGAACAATTATTTGGAGAAATTGAAGACGAACACGATTTAGACGAAGAATTAATTGATGAAATCATTGAAGAAAACACCTATTTGTTTTCTGCAAGATTAGATGTTGAATTCATAAATGAAAAATACAATTTACAAATCCCCGAATCAGATTCCTACACAACTTTAGGCGGCTTTATTGTAAATCATACTAAAGAAATTCCTTCCAATGAAGAAAAAATTAACATCGATAATTTTGAAATTATTATTCATTCAGCAAGTAATAAAAAAATAGAATTGGTGCGTTTTTCTTTAAAAGAAGAAAAAAGATAA